One Falco naumanni isolate bFalNau1 chromosome 13, bFalNau1.pat, whole genome shotgun sequence DNA segment encodes these proteins:
- the LRCH3 gene encoding DISP complex protein LRCH3 isoform X4, producing the protein MAAAVLAAPEGGSAVMPAGNAAACSPPPGPSGPGSWSRSLDRALEEAAASGTLSLSGRKLRDYPRASAANHDLSDTTQADLSRNRLSELPAEACHFVSLESLNLYQNCIRYIPEAVLNLQSLTFLNISRNQLSTLPVHLCSLPLKVLIASNNKLVSIPEEIGQLRQLTELDVSCNEIQTIPPQIGNLESLRDLNVRRNNLVRLPEELAELPLIRLDFSCNKITTIPVCYRNLRHLQTIMLENNPLQSPPAQICIKGKIHIFKYLNIEACKIAPDLPDYDRRPMGFGSCHEELYSSRPYGALDSGFNSVDSGDKRWSGNEPTDEFSDLPLRVAEITKEQRLRRESQYQENRGNTVVTNGGVEHDLDQIDYIDSCATEEEEEEVRQPKCMDSDSLSLQFMAYIDQRRISNEGSPVKPASLREFQRTEDTRRYLHQNRPPADSPYFLSLSSHHSQVPNTDPELHRRHIERTRREAQLAALQYEEERMRTKQIQREAVLDFVKQKASLSPQKHSPLDSENGFEPLFVFEIDNNTNTIKRRPGTRKQSPSGLNQESCATALPNASTFSSVKSDDRSTISPGSPTTQTVHLSPPYPGHAAPPSYRNPSQRPESFLFRAAVRDEANKVITSSSARALSPANDSADPRVRQNSKQREEELELIEQLRKNIESRLKVSLPSDLGAALTDGVVLCHLANHVRPRSVPSIHVPSPAVPKLTMAKCRRNVENFLEACRRIGVPQDNLCSPSDILQLNLSVKRTVETLLSLGTDSEESSLVSLSIQLWGFVVFYCTLMLTLCMFYRWVFFL; encoded by the exons ATTTGTCACGGAACAGACTGTCAGAGCTTCCAGCAGAAGCATGTCACTTCGTCTCCCTCGAGAGTCTTAATTTGTACCAGAACTGCATTCGGTATATCCCAGAGGCTGTTTTGAACTTGCAgtctttaacatttttaaatatcag TCGAAATCAACTTTCAACATTGCCAGTACACCTCTGTAGTCTACCACTAAAAGTCTTGATAGCAAGTAATAATAAGTTGGTTTCAATACCTGAAGAAATTGGACAGCTCAGACAGCTGACAGAGCTT GATGTGAGTTGTAATGAAATACAGACAATACCTCCACAGATTGGCAATCTGGAATCCTTGCGGGACCTAAAtgtcagaagaaataatttggtGCGTTTACCTGAAG AGCTTGCTGAGTTGCCTTTGATTCGCTTAGATTTCTCCTGcaataaaataacaacaatacCAGTTTGCTACAGGAACCTCAGACATCTGCAGACCATCATGTTAGAGAACAACCCTCTCCAGTCACCCCCTGCACAG atatgtataaaaggaaaaattcacatATTTAAATACCTGAACATAGAGGCATGCAAGATAGCTCCGGACTTGCCTGATTATGATAGGAGACCTATGGGATTTGGATCTTG CCATGAGGAACTCTATTCCAGTCGTCCGTATGGAGCACTTGATTCTGGCTTCAATAGTGTGGACAGCGGAGACAAAAGATGGTCAGGGAATGAA ccaACAGATGAGTTCTCAGATCTCCCTTTACGTGTGGCCGAGATCACTAAAGAACAGAGACTGCGAAGAGAAAGTCAGTATCAAGAAAATCGAGGGAACACAGTCGTAACTAATGGTGGAG TGGAACATGATCTCGATCAGATCGACTATATTGATAGCTGTGccacagaagaggaggaggaggaggtgaggcAACCCAAGTGCATGGACTCAGACAGCCTCAGCTTACAATTCATGGCATATATTGACCAGCGGCGAATCTCTAATGAG GGCTCACCGGTAAAGCCTGCATCCCTCAGAGAATTTCAGAGAACAGAGGATACAAGACGATATTTACATCAGAACAG ACCCCCAGCTGATTcaccttattttctctctctatCAAGTCACCACAGTCAG gtgCCTAATACAGATCCCGAGCTCCACCGCAGGCACATAGAGCGTACCCGTCGGGAGGCCCAGCTAGCAGCACTTCAGTATGAGGAGGAGAGaatgagaacaaaacaaattcagagAGAAGCTGTCCTTGACTTTGTTAAG cAAAAAGCATCCTTGAGTCCTCAGAAACACAGTCCTCTGGATAGTGAG AATGGCTTTGAGCCTCTCTTTGTGTTTGAGATTGACAATAACACCAATACCATTAAAAGAAGGCCAGGGACTCGCAAACAG TCACCCTCAGGGTTGAATCAAGAAAGCTGTGCTACTGCCCTGCCTAATGCCTCTACCTTCAGTTCCGTCAAG AGTGATGACAGATCTACCATCTCCCCCGGCTCACCTACCACTCAGACAG TCCACCTTTCCCCTCCATATCCTGGCCATGCAGCCCCGCCTTCTTATAGAAACCCTTCCCAGCGACCTGAGAGTTTCCTTTTCCGAGCAGCTGTCAGGGATGAAGCAAACAAAG TCATTACTTCATCTTCTGCCCGTGCCTTGTCTCCTGCTAACGATTCTGCAGACCCTAGAGTACGACAAAACTCCAAACAGCGAGAGGAAGAGCTGGAGCTAATAGAGCAGCTACGTAAG AATATAGAATCACGGTTGAAAGTGTCATTGCCCAGTGATCTTGGAGCAGCTCTCACTGATGGTGTTGTTCTGTGCCATTTAGCTAATCACGTGCGCCCCCGATCTGTTCCCAGCATTCATGTCCCCTCACCTGCTGTT CCTAAACTTACAATGGCAAAATGCAGACGAAATGTGGAGAATTTCTTGGAAGCTTGCAGAAGGATTGGAGTGCCTCAG GACAATCTTTGTTCCCCTTCTGACATTCTTCAGCTAAACCTCAGCGTTAAAAGAACAGTTGAGACTCTTCTTTCCCTGGGGACAGATTCAGAAGAATCCAGTCTTGTCTCCCTTTccattcagctctggggctttGTGGTGTTTTACTGTACTCTGATGCTAACACTCTGTATGTTCTATCGCTGGGTCTTTTTTCTCTAG
- the LRCH3 gene encoding DISP complex protein LRCH3 isoform X3 → MAAAVLAAPEGGSAVMPAGNAAACSPPPGPSGPGSWSRSLDRALEEAAASGTLSLSGRKLRDYPRASAANHDLSDTTQADLSRNRLSELPAEACHFVSLESLNLYQNCIRYIPEAVLNLQSLTFLNISRNQLSTLPVHLCSLPLKVLIASNNKLVSIPEEIGQLRQLTELDVSCNEIQTIPPQIGNLESLRDLNVRRNNLVRLPEELAELPLIRLDFSCNKITTIPVCYRNLRHLQTIMLENNPLQSPPAQICIKGKIHIFKYLNIEACKIAPDLPDYDRRPMGFGSCHEELYSSRPYGALDSGFNSVDSGDKRWSGNEPTDEFSDLPLRVAEITKEQRLRRESQYQENRGNTVVTNGGVEHDLDQIDYIDSCATEEEEEEGSPVKPASLREFQRTEDTRRYLHQNRDTDELRRPETLNLVQDREHHQVLRSCMDRTERPPADSPYFLSLSSHHSQVPNTDPELHRRHIERTRREAQLAALQYEEERMRTKQIQREAVLDFVKQKASLSPQKHSPLDSENGFEPLFVFEIDNNTNTIKRRPGTRKQSPSGLNQESCATALPNASTFSSVKSDDRSTISPGSPTTQTVHLSPPYPGHAAPPSYRNPSQRPESFLFRAAVRDEANKVITSSSARALSPANDSADPRVRQNSKQREEELELIEQLRKNIESRLKVSLPSDLGAALTDGVVLCHLANHVRPRSVPSIHVPSPAVPKLTMAKCRRNVENFLEACRRIGVPQDNLCSPSDILQLNLSVKRTVETLLSLGTDSEESSLVSLSIQLWGFVVFYCTLMLTLCMFYRWVFFL, encoded by the exons ATTTGTCACGGAACAGACTGTCAGAGCTTCCAGCAGAAGCATGTCACTTCGTCTCCCTCGAGAGTCTTAATTTGTACCAGAACTGCATTCGGTATATCCCAGAGGCTGTTTTGAACTTGCAgtctttaacatttttaaatatcag TCGAAATCAACTTTCAACATTGCCAGTACACCTCTGTAGTCTACCACTAAAAGTCTTGATAGCAAGTAATAATAAGTTGGTTTCAATACCTGAAGAAATTGGACAGCTCAGACAGCTGACAGAGCTT GATGTGAGTTGTAATGAAATACAGACAATACCTCCACAGATTGGCAATCTGGAATCCTTGCGGGACCTAAAtgtcagaagaaataatttggtGCGTTTACCTGAAG AGCTTGCTGAGTTGCCTTTGATTCGCTTAGATTTCTCCTGcaataaaataacaacaatacCAGTTTGCTACAGGAACCTCAGACATCTGCAGACCATCATGTTAGAGAACAACCCTCTCCAGTCACCCCCTGCACAG atatgtataaaaggaaaaattcacatATTTAAATACCTGAACATAGAGGCATGCAAGATAGCTCCGGACTTGCCTGATTATGATAGGAGACCTATGGGATTTGGATCTTG CCATGAGGAACTCTATTCCAGTCGTCCGTATGGAGCACTTGATTCTGGCTTCAATAGTGTGGACAGCGGAGACAAAAGATGGTCAGGGAATGAA ccaACAGATGAGTTCTCAGATCTCCCTTTACGTGTGGCCGAGATCACTAAAGAACAGAGACTGCGAAGAGAAAGTCAGTATCAAGAAAATCGAGGGAACACAGTCGTAACTAATGGTGGAG TGGAACATGATCTCGATCAGATCGACTATATTGATAGCTGTGccacagaagaggaggaggaggag GGCTCACCGGTAAAGCCTGCATCCCTCAGAGAATTTCAGAGAACAGAGGATACAAGACGATATTTACATCAGAACAG GGATACTGATGAATTACGAAGACCTGAAACTCTAAATTTGGTGCAGGACAGAGAGCATCACCAAGTACTAAGGAGTTGTATGGACAGGACAGAGAG ACCCCCAGCTGATTcaccttattttctctctctatCAAGTCACCACAGTCAG gtgCCTAATACAGATCCCGAGCTCCACCGCAGGCACATAGAGCGTACCCGTCGGGAGGCCCAGCTAGCAGCACTTCAGTATGAGGAGGAGAGaatgagaacaaaacaaattcagagAGAAGCTGTCCTTGACTTTGTTAAG cAAAAAGCATCCTTGAGTCCTCAGAAACACAGTCCTCTGGATAGTGAG AATGGCTTTGAGCCTCTCTTTGTGTTTGAGATTGACAATAACACCAATACCATTAAAAGAAGGCCAGGGACTCGCAAACAG TCACCCTCAGGGTTGAATCAAGAAAGCTGTGCTACTGCCCTGCCTAATGCCTCTACCTTCAGTTCCGTCAAG AGTGATGACAGATCTACCATCTCCCCCGGCTCACCTACCACTCAGACAG TCCACCTTTCCCCTCCATATCCTGGCCATGCAGCCCCGCCTTCTTATAGAAACCCTTCCCAGCGACCTGAGAGTTTCCTTTTCCGAGCAGCTGTCAGGGATGAAGCAAACAAAG TCATTACTTCATCTTCTGCCCGTGCCTTGTCTCCTGCTAACGATTCTGCAGACCCTAGAGTACGACAAAACTCCAAACAGCGAGAGGAAGAGCTGGAGCTAATAGAGCAGCTACGTAAG AATATAGAATCACGGTTGAAAGTGTCATTGCCCAGTGATCTTGGAGCAGCTCTCACTGATGGTGTTGTTCTGTGCCATTTAGCTAATCACGTGCGCCCCCGATCTGTTCCCAGCATTCATGTCCCCTCACCTGCTGTT CCTAAACTTACAATGGCAAAATGCAGACGAAATGTGGAGAATTTCTTGGAAGCTTGCAGAAGGATTGGAGTGCCTCAG GACAATCTTTGTTCCCCTTCTGACATTCTTCAGCTAAACCTCAGCGTTAAAAGAACAGTTGAGACTCTTCTTTCCCTGGGGACAGATTCAGAAGAATCCAGTCTTGTCTCCCTTTccattcagctctggggctttGTGGTGTTTTACTGTACTCTGATGCTAACACTCTGTATGTTCTATCGCTGGGTCTTTTTTCTCTAG